A DNA window from Ranitomeya imitator isolate aRanImi1 chromosome 2, aRanImi1.pri, whole genome shotgun sequence contains the following coding sequences:
- the LOC138663881 gene encoding oocyte zinc finger protein XlCOF22-like isoform X2 has translation MWCAALQVEVPTISNVLSGDLLYNIIFLIDLSRMERDRDKMVDRILPLTLEILFRLTGEDYTLVKKTSSECYQDPVTEGWGRLQSPITGPPPHSLMHEDINDQKILELTYKMIELLTGEVPIRCQDVAIYFSMEEWEYLEGHKDLYKDVMMEIPQPLTSPVLSSKRTTPERCPRPLLPQDCNQEDLDVPQDHQDEDLTHINTTETYVSSDEWCKEEIPTYDYPDDCASRLEGEAFESDDLDIRQDITEVNFITPDITSSLDSKDLSSDPFKQVQTSDLSQAIKKNKSHQWNVKNQSALEAKKSISCLELGKTFSLKTYFVKHQEIHTDENPFSCSFCGKCFKRKSILIRHQSIHADENPFSCSSCGKCFKWKSILVRHQKIHTEEKPFSCVDCGNCFNRKSSLIRHQRSHTREKKFLCLECGKYFKQKTYLLRHERIHTGEKPYSCPECGKCFKEKSNLAIHQRSHTGEKPYSCSECGKCFSQKSNLATHRRSHTGEKPYLCSECGKYFLHKSVLIKHQRIHTGEKPYSCLECGTCFASTSNLVKHRRTHTGEKPYSCSECGKCFASKSNLLKHRRTHTGNKQYSCLECGNCFTHKSNLLSHQKSHTEDKLSLH, from the exons gtccctacaatatcgaatgttctcagtggagatcttctatataatatAATTTTCCTGATTGACTTGTCTAGGATGGAGAGAGACCGAGACAAGATGGTGGATAGGATATTacccctcaccctagagatcctcttccggctaactggagag gattacacgttagtgaagaagacctctagtgagtgcTATCAGGACCCTGtgactgagggatggggaagactccAGAGCCCAATCACAGGACCTCCACCTCACTCCCTGatgcatgaggacatcaatgaccagaagatcctagaactcacctacaagatgattgagctgctgactggagag gttcctataaggtgtcaggatgtcgccatctatttctcgatggaggagtgggagtatttagaaggacacaaagatctgtacaaggacgtcatgatggagattccccagcccctcacatcaccag ttctatccagtaagaggacaacaccagagagatgtccccgtcctcttcttccacaggactgtaaccaagaagatctcgatgttcctcaagatcatcag gatgaagatctgacccatattaatactacagagacatatgtgagcagtgatgagtggtgtaaagaggagattcctacatatgactacccag atgattgTGCCAGCAGATTAGAGGGAGAAGCTTTTGAATCAGATGACCTTGATATCAGACAAGATATAACTGAAGTGAATTTCATTACTCCAGATATTACATCATCCCttgacagcaaagatctgtcatctgatccttttaAACAGGTCCAAACTTCTGATTTATCACAGGCTATTAAGAAAAATAAAAGTCACCAGTGGAATGTTAAAAATCAAAGTGCTCTCGAAGCAAAAAAGTCAATTTCATGTTTAGAACTGGGCAAAACCTTTTCTCTCAAAACATATTTTGTTAAACATCAAGAAATTCACACAGATGAAAACCCATTTTCATGCTCattttgtgggaaatgttttaaacggaaATCAATTCTTATAAGACATCAGAGTATTCATGCAGACGAAAACCCATTTTCATGTTCATCATGCGGGAAATGTTTCAAATGGAAATCAATTCTTGTTAGGCATCAAAAAATTCATAcagaggagaagccattttcatgtgtaGATTGTGGAaactgttttaaccggaaatcaagTCTCATccgacatcagagaagtcacacaagagaaaaaaaatttttATGTTTAGAGTGTGGAAAGTATTTTAAGCAGAAGACATATCTTCTTAGACATGAGAGAATTCAtactggggagaagccatattcatgtccagaatgtgggaaatgttttaaggaAAAATCAAATCTTGCTattcatcagagaagtcacactggggagaagccatattcatgttcagaatgtgggaaatgttttagccagaaatcaaatCTTGCTACACATCGAAGaagtcacacaggtgagaagccatatttatgctctgaatgtgggaaatattttcttCACAAATCAGTTCTTATaaaacatcaaagaattcacacaggggagaaaccatattcatgtttagaatgtggaacaTGTTTTGCAAGCACATCAAATCTTGTTAAACaccggagaactcacacaggggagaaaccatattcatgttcagaatgtggaaaatgttttgcaagTAAATCAAatcttcttaaacaccggagaactcacacagggaataAACAATATTCATGCTTAGAATGTGGAAATTGTTTTACACATAAATCAAATCTTCTTTCACATCAGAAAAGTCACACAGAAGATAAGTTATCTTTACATTAG
- the LOC138663881 gene encoding oocyte zinc finger protein XlCOF22-like isoform X1 produces MILHRPHHLLFQVPTISNVLSGDLLYNIIFLIDLSRMERDRDKMVDRILPLTLEILFRLTGEDYTLVKKTSSECYQDPVTEGWGRLQSPITGPPPHSLMHEDINDQKILELTYKMIELLTGEVPIRCQDVAIYFSMEEWEYLEGHKDLYKDVMMEIPQPLTSPVLSSKRTTPERCPRPLLPQDCNQEDLDVPQDHQDEDLTHINTTETYVSSDEWCKEEIPTYDYPDDCASRLEGEAFESDDLDIRQDITEVNFITPDITSSLDSKDLSSDPFKQVQTSDLSQAIKKNKSHQWNVKNQSALEAKKSISCLELGKTFSLKTYFVKHQEIHTDENPFSCSFCGKCFKRKSILIRHQSIHADENPFSCSSCGKCFKWKSILVRHQKIHTEEKPFSCVDCGNCFNRKSSLIRHQRSHTREKKFLCLECGKYFKQKTYLLRHERIHTGEKPYSCPECGKCFKEKSNLAIHQRSHTGEKPYSCSECGKCFSQKSNLATHRRSHTGEKPYLCSECGKYFLHKSVLIKHQRIHTGEKPYSCLECGTCFASTSNLVKHRRTHTGEKPYSCSECGKCFASKSNLLKHRRTHTGNKQYSCLECGNCFTHKSNLLSHQKSHTEDKLSLH; encoded by the exons ATGATCTTACATCGGCCTCATCATCTTCtctttcaggtccctacaatatcgaatgttctcagtggagatcttctatataatatAATTTTCCTGATTGACTTGTCTAGGATGGAGAGAGACCGAGACAAGATGGTGGATAGGATATTacccctcaccctagagatcctcttccggctaactggagag gattacacgttagtgaagaagacctctagtgagtgcTATCAGGACCCTGtgactgagggatggggaagactccAGAGCCCAATCACAGGACCTCCACCTCACTCCCTGatgcatgaggacatcaatgaccagaagatcctagaactcacctacaagatgattgagctgctgactggagag gttcctataaggtgtcaggatgtcgccatctatttctcgatggaggagtgggagtatttagaaggacacaaagatctgtacaaggacgtcatgatggagattccccagcccctcacatcaccag ttctatccagtaagaggacaacaccagagagatgtccccgtcctcttcttccacaggactgtaaccaagaagatctcgatgttcctcaagatcatcag gatgaagatctgacccatattaatactacagagacatatgtgagcagtgatgagtggtgtaaagaggagattcctacatatgactacccag atgattgTGCCAGCAGATTAGAGGGAGAAGCTTTTGAATCAGATGACCTTGATATCAGACAAGATATAACTGAAGTGAATTTCATTACTCCAGATATTACATCATCCCttgacagcaaagatctgtcatctgatccttttaAACAGGTCCAAACTTCTGATTTATCACAGGCTATTAAGAAAAATAAAAGTCACCAGTGGAATGTTAAAAATCAAAGTGCTCTCGAAGCAAAAAAGTCAATTTCATGTTTAGAACTGGGCAAAACCTTTTCTCTCAAAACATATTTTGTTAAACATCAAGAAATTCACACAGATGAAAACCCATTTTCATGCTCattttgtgggaaatgttttaaacggaaATCAATTCTTATAAGACATCAGAGTATTCATGCAGACGAAAACCCATTTTCATGTTCATCATGCGGGAAATGTTTCAAATGGAAATCAATTCTTGTTAGGCATCAAAAAATTCATAcagaggagaagccattttcatgtgtaGATTGTGGAaactgttttaaccggaaatcaagTCTCATccgacatcagagaagtcacacaagagaaaaaaaatttttATGTTTAGAGTGTGGAAAGTATTTTAAGCAGAAGACATATCTTCTTAGACATGAGAGAATTCAtactggggagaagccatattcatgtccagaatgtgggaaatgttttaaggaAAAATCAAATCTTGCTattcatcagagaagtcacactggggagaagccatattcatgttcagaatgtgggaaatgttttagccagaaatcaaatCTTGCTACACATCGAAGaagtcacacaggtgagaagccatatttatgctctgaatgtgggaaatattttcttCACAAATCAGTTCTTATaaaacatcaaagaattcacacaggggagaaaccatattcatgtttagaatgtggaacaTGTTTTGCAAGCACATCAAATCTTGTTAAACaccggagaactcacacaggggagaaaccatattcatgttcagaatgtggaaaatgttttgcaagTAAATCAAatcttcttaaacaccggagaactcacacagggaataAACAATATTCATGCTTAGAATGTGGAAATTGTTTTACACATAAATCAAATCTTCTTTCACATCAGAAAAGTCACACAGAAGATAAGTTATCTTTACATTAG